A single Hippopotamus amphibius kiboko isolate mHipAmp2 chromosome 5, mHipAmp2.hap2, whole genome shotgun sequence DNA region contains:
- the HNRNPF gene encoding heterogeneous nuclear ribonucleoprotein F, whose translation MMLGPEGGEGFVVKLRGLPWSCSIEDVQNFLSDCTIHDGVAGVHFIYTREGRQSGEAFVELESEDDVKMALKKDRESMGHRYIEVFKSHRTEMDWVLKHSGPNSADTANDGFVRLRGLPFGCTKEEIVQFFSGLEIVPNGITLPVDPEGKITGEAFVQFASQELAEKALGKHKERIGHRYIEVFKSSQEEVRSYSDPPLKFMSVQRPGPYDRPGTARRYIGIVKQAGLERMRSGAYSAGYGGYEEYSGLSDGYGFTTDLFGRDLSYCLSGMYDHRYGDGEFTVQSTTGHCVHMRGLPYKATENDIYNFFSPLNPVRVHIEIGPDGRVTGEADVEFATHEEAVAAMSKDRANMQHRYIELFLNSTTGSSNGAYSSQMMQGMGVSTQSTYSGLESQSVSGCYGAGYGGQNSMGGYD comes from the coding sequence ATGATGTTGGGCCCCGAGGGAGGTGAAGGCTTTGTAGTCAAGCTCCGTGGCCTGCCCTGGTCCTGCTCTATTGAGGATGTGCAGAATTTCCTCTCCGACTGCACAATTCATGATGGGGTCGCAGGCGTTCATTTTATCTACACTAGAGAAGGCAGGCAGAGTGGTGAGGCTTTTGTTGAACTTGAATCAGAAGATGATGTAAAAATGGCCCTTAAAAAAGACAGGGAAAGCATGGGACATCGGTACATTGAGGTGTTCAAGTCCCACAGAACCGAGATGGATTGGGTGTTGAAGCACAGTGGTCCAAACAGTGCTGACACTGCCAATGATGGTTTCGTGCGACTTCGAGGACTCCCGTTTGGATGCACCAAGGAAGAAATCGTTCAGTTCTTCTCAGGGTTGGAAATCGTGCCAAACGGGATCACATTGCCTGTGGACCCCGAGGGCAAGATTACAGGGGAAGCCTTTGTGCAGTTTGCCTCACAGGAGTTAGCTGAGAAGGCTCTAGGGAAGCACAAGGAGAGAATAGGGCACAGGTATATTGAGGTGTTCAAGAGCAGTCAGGAAGAAGTTAGGTCATACTCGGATCCCCCTCTGAAGTTCATGTCAGTGCAGCGGCCGGGGCCTTATGACCGCCCTGGCACAGCCAGGAGGTATATCGGCATTGTCAAGCAAGCGGGCCTGGAGAGGATGAGGTCTGGTGCCTACAGTGCAGGCTATGGGGGCTATGAGGAGTACAGTGGCCTCAGTGATGGCTATGGCTTCACCACCGACCTATTTGGAAGAGACCTCAGTTACTGTCTCTCTGGGATGTACGACCACAGGTATGGAGATGGCGAGTTCACTGTCCAGAGCACCACTGGACACTGCGTCCACATGAGGGGGCTGCCGTACAAAGCCACGGAGAACGACATTTACAACTTCTTCTCTCCACTCAACCCGGTGAGAGTCCATATTGAGATTGGCCCTGATGGAAGAGTGACCGGCGAGGCTGATGTTGAGTTTGCCACTCACGAAGAAGCCGTGGCAGCCATGTCCAAAGACAGGGCCAACATGCAGCACAGATACATAGAACTTTTCTTGAATTCCACAACAGGGTCCAGCAACGGGGCATATAGCAGCCAGATGATGCAAGGCATGGGGGTGTCAACCCAGTCCACTTACAGTGGCCTTGAGAGCCAGTCCGTGAGTGGCTGTTATGGGGCTGGCTATGGTGGCCAGAACAGCATGGGTGGATATGACTAG